The DNA region GGGAACTTCCTTGAGAAGCTGGCACCTCTCAACAGAGGCATCCAGCCACGGCTGTACCACGACTCCGACAGCCTGAGGAAGCTCATCAGGAAAGAGCTGGACAGCCTGAGAGTGAAACTGTCCCCTTATGTGGACGACGTGCACCACAGAGTGGGCAAACACCTGGAAGACCTCCGCTATCAGCTGCAGCCCTTCACCGAGGAGCTGCTGGACCAGGTGTCCCTCCGCGCTCGGGAGCTGCAGCGACACCTGACTCCCAGCCGCGACGtggcagctcagctgctggacGGCGTGGACGAAGTGCAGCGTTTCATGGCTCATTACGCCGATAAGATCGCCTTCCACACGGAGCAGGTGAAGGACATCTTCCAGCCTTACGCCGACCGGCTGCTGAGCGAGATCCAGCGCTCGGTGGAGGAGCTGCACAGGAACGTGATCCCGCACAGCCCCGCCAGCCCCGAGCAGCTCAACCAGCACATCCGCGAGCTGTCCGACAAGCTGACCCAGAACGCCCGCGATCTGCACCGCAACATCCAGCGCAacctggagcagctgaaggccAAGCTCAGCCTTCGCCCCGGGGAGCGTCGTGCCGAGGAAATGGCCAGCGAGGTGCAGCGGCGCATCGAGGAGTTCCGCAGGGACACGTACCTGCAGATCCAGGACTTCACGCGCGCCGTGCACCAGGAGACGGAGGACATGAGGCTGAAGCTGTCAGCTAGGCCTCATTACCCAGAGGAGGCCGCGGgcagcccggccccgctggAGGATCTACGGGCCAGCCTGGACGCGCTGTGGCGAGATCTGTCGCACAGCCTGAGCGAGCGCGGAGGGGAGGCGCCGTGACGGCGGGGTGCGGGGCGCGGGGAGTGGGAGCGGACATAATAAAGGCTCCGAGCCAGCAGGCCTCGCCTCCTCCGCCGCCATCACtgccccgccgcctccccgtCACGTGATCTCCCCCGTCCCGGGACTGACCTCGATCACGTGGCCGCGCGGCTCGCAGGCGCGTTGGGAGCGGGCCGGCCAACATGTCGGCTCTGGGAGCGGTGGAGGCGGGTGCCGGGGGGGCTGCCGGCCTGTTCCGGCCTCTCAGCGCCGAGGACGAAGAGCAGCAGCCGGCAGAGATCGAGTCCCTGTGCATGAACTGCTTCCGAAACGTGAGGGCGGCGGGGTCGGGTGTGGGGGGCCGAGGCCTGTCGGGGGGCGAGGCCTGTGTGGGGCCGGAGCCCCGCAGGGCCGTGCAGGCCGCGCCTCGGCTCCATCGGGCTCCTCGCTGCTGCAGGGGGTGACGCGGCTCCTGCTCACCAGGATCCCCTTCTTCAAAGAGATCATCGTCAGCTCTTTTACgtgccagagctgctcctgggccaACACCGAGATCCAGTCTGCGGGCCGCATCCAGGAGCAGGGCGTGCGCTATGCCTTGGCCGTGGCATCCCGGCAGGTGAGCGGCACATCCTGGCTCCTCCCAGCCAACAGCCGGGTCTGTACCGGGGGAGGTGGGGAGCTGCCCTGTGTGCGCCTCTGTTGGTCTTACGTAAGAATAAAAGCTCCTGTTTCCGTATTAGAAGtcactttttatttgttgtaaCCTTTTAGTCCCCAAACCTGAGTGTTACTAGTGCACACATATAGGAATTATCTTCCTGCACGTCCCGTTTATCTTGCCAGCTCATTGCTCCCTCACTGCGGTGTCTGTAGGTTTGTGAGGAATCTGCCCCTCCTCATTGGTTGGTGAGGCAGGAGTTTGGGCTGGATGTTGGGTGGTCTTTGAAAGCGTAACTTCAGACTGGAATGGGATGTTTGTTTCTGCCTCTCAGCAAAGAGAGAGGCTGCTAAAGCTGGCCTGAATCTGATGCTGCTGCTTCGGCAAGAGCTGCGTGCCCCAGTGTGGGCACTGAGGGTGGGGAAGCTTCTGGTTCTAATGCTGCTTCTGAACTGTTGTGTGCAGGATATGAACAGGGAGATTGTGAAGACTGACTGTGCCACCATTCGAATTCCAGAGCTGGACTTTGAGATCCCTGCCTTCTCCCAGAAGGGAGGTGGGTATGTGGCATGTGTCCGTTTGCATGCCTCTGTTGTGTAGTAGGCTGTGTTtgaggagcagctctcctgtctATGTATGTAGTCAGGGGAAGCCATCAGCTTTGGGAACACTGCTGTGGTTTACTTAatgcagcttctttttctttccctgtcaAGTTCTTACCACCATTGAAGGCATAATTGACAGAGCTGTTATGGGTCTGGAGCAGGACCAGCCAGTGCGCAGGGTAAGGTGCTGTGAAAGAGGAATCTTTTGAGAGGTGCTTGTTTAACAAGTGCTCTCTTTGTAACTCCCTCACCTATTGGCTTTACATTCTGCTAAGCCTATTATGAGCTTCAGTTTGTGCTATTTGACAGTGTTGTCTTCAGCTCTGGGTTGCCCCTGATATCAGTTTCAAATGTGTCCTCTTGTAGGCAACGGACAAAGAGGTGGCAAGTAAAATAGATGAGTTCATTAGTAAGttaaagcagctgaaagaagTACATTCCCCTTTCACATTCGTAAGTATGTCCAGGAGTGCAGACCCATTCTGTTGGAGGGGTGGGCTGGCTTCTTAAGGCTTCCCGTGTCTCTCTTCTCCTACAGATCATAGATGATCCTTCAGGGAACAGCTTTGTGGAGAATCCCCATGCACCTCAGAAGGATGAAGCTCTTGTAGTTACGTATTATAAGCGGACTCCCCAGCAGGCTGCTATGTTGGGTCTTGAGGTAACATGGAGGTGTTGTTCCCTTTCTCCTCAGCCTTGCCCTCTCCATTGCTGGTGGTGTGGTGTGGTGTCAGCTGTCCTCCCACGTGAGGCCAGCTGGCCTGGGTGTGCTCTCAGGACTGATCCATCCCTTGCTACCTGGGAGACTCTGAGTTAGAGAAGAGGCACAGGTAGAAGCTAATATTGCTTCTGGCCTCTTCTGTTGCAGGAAGAGGAGTTGGGTGAGAAGCCAGATGATTCTGCAGAGGACCTGAGGAACGAGGTGGGTGATTTTTGCAATGTAATGACAGCTGTGTGCAGGTGACTGGCACATAGGTCAGGCATGCAGGGCTGGCTGATGCTCTCTGACTGGCCTTTACATTCCTGTGCTTTAGGTACTGCAGTTCAACACCAACTGTCCTGAGTGCAATGCTCCAGCAAGCACAAACATGAAGCTAGTGCGTATCCTTTGAG from Excalfactoria chinensis isolate bCotChi1 chromosome 21, bCotChi1.hap2, whole genome shotgun sequence includes:
- the APOA5 gene encoding apolipoprotein A-V, which encodes MATVRLVQGTCSSQLCSLLAQQIMSLKAALLLTLLATLPGSPTATQPHTHIQQPQLFCFPELCSVSPVLWAAPIITTALLLAVSPAELARSGFWEYLSQLTSDKDSLEQAQGSKLGREFTNLKESLQDGVSNVGNFLEKLAPLNRGIQPRLYHDSDSLRKLIRKELDSLRVKLSPYVDDVHHRVGKHLEDLRYQLQPFTEELLDQVSLRARELQRHLTPSRDVAAQLLDGVDEVQRFMAHYADKIAFHTEQVKDIFQPYADRLLSEIQRSVEELHRNVIPHSPASPEQLNQHIRELSDKLTQNARDLHRNIQRNLEQLKAKLSLRPGERRAEEMASEVQRRIEEFRRDTYLQIQDFTRAVHQETEDMRLKLSARPHYPEEAAGSPAPLEDLRASLDALWRDLSHSLSERGGEAP
- the ZPR1 gene encoding zinc finger protein ZPR1: MSALGAVEAGAGGAAGLFRPLSAEDEEQQPAEIESLCMNCFRNGVTRLLLTRIPFFKEIIVSSFTCQSCSWANTEIQSAGRIQEQGVRYALAVASRQDMNREIVKTDCATIRIPELDFEIPAFSQKGVLTTIEGIIDRAVMGLEQDQPVRRATDKEVASKIDEFISKLKQLKEVHSPFTFIIDDPSGNSFVENPHAPQKDEALVVTYYKRTPQQAAMLGLEEEELGEKPDDSAEDLRNEVLQFNTNCPECNAPASTNMKLVQIPHFKEVIIMATNCDSCGHRTNEVKSGGAIEPRGTRITFRITDPSDMTRDILKSETCSVEIPELEFELGMGALGGKFTTLEGLLKDIKDLVERNPFTLGDSSTPSKTEKLQEFIGRLQEVIEGKTKVVFIMDDPAGNSYLQNVYAPEEDPELKVEHYERTYEQNEELGLNDMKTEGYEAAPASGR